A part of Saccharicrinis carchari genomic DNA contains:
- the hpf gene encoding ribosome hibernation-promoting factor, HPF/YfiA family, translated as MNVTIQSVKFDATDKLKGFIEQKVNKLDVFFDRIIDAEVILKLEKSETLENKVAEISLGVPGSDLFAKKQTRSFEESIDLCCEALRKQLIKKKEKVK; from the coding sequence ATGAACGTAACAATTCAATCAGTAAAATTTGATGCTACCGATAAGTTAAAGGGATTTATCGAGCAAAAAGTGAATAAGTTGGATGTCTTTTTCGATCGCATTATCGATGCCGAAGTGATTTTAAAACTCGAAAAATCCGAAACATTAGAAAATAAGGTAGCGGAAATTAGTCTGGGCGTGCCCGGTTCCGATTTATTTGCTAAAAAGCAAACCAGAAGCTTTGAAGAGTCCATTGATTTGTGTTGCGAAGCGCTTCGGAAACAACTGATAAAGAAAAAAGAAAAAGTAAAATAG
- a CDS encoding tyrosine-type recombinase/integrase codes for MISIQSFLKYLEFEKRSSNHTLIAYRCDLEQFLSFCQQKNIHQLSAVTKKVVRTWVVKMVEDGMSPKSVNRKITALKSFFKFLMREGFIEQSPAEGVVTPKIPKKLPVFVRNSEMDHLLDDIPFTNDYEGVRDKLILELFYGSGMRLSELVGLSDRDFDLQNGMVRVTGKYKKDRIIPMYKQLVHLVDHYIKVRNKEFGVNKDASFFLTGKGEKIYHKLVYRVVNKYLALVTTLHKKSPHVLRHSFATSLLNAGADLNAIKELLGHANLNATQVYTHNSFEKITDIYNQAHPRS; via the coding sequence ATGATTTCAATTCAGTCGTTTTTAAAATACCTGGAGTTCGAGAAACGCAGTTCAAACCATACGCTTATTGCCTATCGCTGCGATCTCGAACAATTTTTGTCCTTTTGTCAGCAAAAGAACATACATCAGTTGAGTGCCGTCACAAAAAAGGTGGTACGAACCTGGGTGGTGAAAATGGTCGAGGACGGCATGTCACCCAAAAGTGTGAATAGGAAGATTACTGCCCTAAAATCCTTTTTTAAATTCCTGATGCGTGAAGGTTTTATAGAGCAAAGTCCCGCAGAGGGAGTAGTCACTCCCAAAATACCCAAAAAACTCCCTGTTTTTGTGCGTAACAGCGAAATGGATCATTTGTTGGATGATATACCTTTTACAAATGATTACGAGGGTGTGCGCGATAAATTAATTTTGGAGCTGTTTTACGGTTCCGGAATGAGATTGTCTGAATTGGTGGGGCTCTCGGATCGGGATTTTGATTTACAAAACGGGATGGTGCGCGTAACCGGTAAATACAAAAAGGACAGGATAATCCCTATGTACAAACAATTGGTGCATTTGGTCGACCATTACATAAAAGTACGAAATAAGGAATTTGGAGTGAACAAAGACGCTTCATTTTTTCTTACAGGAAAGGGGGAGAAGATATATCATAAATTAGTGTATCGGGTGGTAAATAAATATTTGGCATTAGTAACCACCTTACACAAAAAAAGTCCACACGTACTTCGTCATTCTTTTGCCACTTCGTTGTTGAACGCCGGAGCCGATCTGAATGCCATCAAAGAACTTTTAGGACACGCTAATTTAAATGCAACCCAAGTATATACGCACAATAGTTTTGAGAAAATTACCGATATATATAATCAGGCCCATCCGCGGTCGTAA
- the rpsU gene encoding 30S ribosomal protein S21: MIVIPIKEGENIERALKKFKRKFEKTGTMRELRSRQAFAKPSILRREEIKKAIYVQKLQQNEE; this comes from the coding sequence ATGATTGTTATTCCAATTAAAGAGGGCGAAAACATCGAAAGAGCGTTGAAGAAATTTAAACGTAAGTTCGAAAAAACTGGAACTATGCGCGAATTGCGCTCACGTCAGGCTTTCGCAAAACCTTCTATTTTGAGAAGAGAAGAAATTAAAAAGGCAATTTACGTGCAAAAATTGCAACAGAACGAGGAATAG
- a CDS encoding glycerate kinase family protein, with the protein MQKILIAPDSFKGCLSSSEVAIAIQQGVLEVFPQCQTVKIPVADGGEGTCDTLVTALGGKKVELTVHDPLMRPIRAVYGILNDGYTAVIELAAAAGLTLLHPSELNPMQTSTYGVGEMIKHALLRGCSKFLIGIGGSATNDAGIGVLRALGYEFLNRRGEGVSEGGQSLAAITAIDDSKAMPQLKDAFFSVACDVNNPFSGFNGAAHVYASQKGANIKMIEQLDEGMEIFRQLLLQQKQIDLNNIPGAGAAGGMGGALVAFLNANLKPGIQVVLEALNFDAHLNGADLVITGEGKLDYQTTMGKAPSGILKMALQRNVPVIAIGGSIEDPEHLNKSGFLSVYTITQGPVTMEEAMDKEGAQKNIRSIIIQLMRSFKYFS; encoded by the coding sequence ATGCAAAAAATACTTATCGCCCCCGATTCTTTTAAGGGCTGTCTCAGCTCATCTGAGGTGGCAATTGCTATCCAACAAGGTGTCCTTGAGGTATTTCCCCAATGCCAAACCGTTAAAATACCGGTGGCAGATGGTGGGGAAGGTACTTGTGATACCTTGGTGACCGCTTTAGGAGGAAAAAAAGTAGAGCTGACTGTCCATGATCCTCTTATGCGTCCAATAAGGGCCGTGTATGGAATTTTGAATGATGGCTATACGGCCGTCATTGAATTAGCAGCTGCCGCCGGACTTACCTTGCTGCATCCAAGTGAACTAAATCCGATGCAAACCAGTACCTACGGCGTGGGTGAAATGATTAAACATGCCTTGCTAAGGGGTTGTAGCAAGTTTTTAATTGGTATAGGCGGTAGTGCCACTAACGATGCCGGAATAGGAGTGCTGCGGGCATTGGGGTACGAATTTTTAAACCGTAGGGGAGAGGGCGTAAGTGAAGGAGGGCAATCCTTGGCTGCTATTACTGCTATAGACGATTCGAAAGCCATGCCCCAATTGAAAGATGCTTTTTTTTCAGTAGCTTGTGATGTGAACAATCCATTTAGCGGTTTTAATGGTGCTGCACATGTATATGCATCTCAAAAAGGTGCAAATATTAAAATGATTGAACAATTGGATGAAGGTATGGAGATTTTCAGGCAACTCCTTCTGCAGCAGAAACAAATAGACCTAAACAATATACCGGGTGCGGGTGCGGCAGGCGGAATGGGTGGTGCATTGGTGGCTTTTCTAAATGCGAATTTAAAGCCGGGCATACAGGTAGTATTGGAAGCTCTTAATTTTGATGCGCATTTAAATGGGGCCGATTTGGTTATCACCGGGGAGGGTAAGCTGGATTATCAAACCACTATGGGAAAAGCTCCATCCGGTATTCTTAAAATGGCCTTACAACGCAATGTACCCGTGATTGCCATTGGAGGCAGTATAGAAGATCCGGAGCACTTAAATAAAAGTGGATTTTTATCGGTTTATACTATCACACAAGGCCCGGTTACAATGGAAGAGGCTATGGATAAGGAGGGTGCACAAAAAAACATACGCAGTATCATAATCCAATTAATGCGTAGCTTTAAATATTTTTCCTAG
- a CDS encoding superoxide dismutase: protein MKFELPELPYAKDALEPIITKKTIEFHYGKHHQAYVNNLNNLIVGTEFENADLESIIKKADGGIFNNAAQVWNHTFYFTSFSPNGGGEPTGDLGKAIDKTFGSFAAFKEAFGKAAATQFGSGWAWLVKDAKGELKIVQTSNAGTPLTDELTPILTCDVWEHAYYLDYQNKRPDYINNFWKLIDWDTVGSRF, encoded by the coding sequence ATGAAATTTGAATTACCGGAATTACCTTATGCAAAGGATGCGCTAGAACCAATTATCACCAAAAAAACCATTGAATTTCACTATGGGAAACACCATCAGGCGTATGTAAACAACCTAAACAACTTAATTGTAGGAACCGAATTTGAAAATGCTGATTTAGAATCCATCATCAAAAAAGCCGATGGTGGAATTTTTAACAATGCTGCACAGGTTTGGAACCACACCTTTTATTTTACTTCGTTTTCGCCCAACGGAGGCGGTGAGCCAACAGGTGATTTAGGAAAAGCTATCGACAAGACATTTGGTAGCTTTGCGGCTTTTAAAGAAGCTTTTGGTAAAGCTGCCGCCACCCAATTCGGATCGGGATGGGCATGGCTGGTGAAAGACGCAAAAGGCGAACTTAAAATTGTACAAACCAGCAACGCAGGTACCCCGTTGACTGATGAACTAACACCGATTTTAACTTGCGATGTTTGGGAACATGCCTATTATTTAGACTACCAAAACAAACGTCCGGATTACATAAACAACTTTTGGAAATTGATTGATTGGGATACCGTAGGTTCCAGATTTTAA
- a CDS encoding nitroreductase family protein, with amino-acid sequence MLKDLILKNRSYRRFYQDQEVSQETLTELIDMARLSPSARNAQPIKYLLSNTPERNRIIFKHLSWAGYLNNWPGPVEGERPAAYIVMLNDTTISSNFFSDNGIASQSILLGAVEKGLGGCIIGSIERLQLQRELDIPSQFKIIQVIAIGKPKEKVVIEELDNDHKYWRDMNDVHHVPKRSLEEVIVKL; translated from the coding sequence ATGCTTAAAGATCTGATTTTAAAAAACCGAAGCTACAGGCGCTTTTACCAGGATCAAGAGGTAAGCCAGGAAACGCTTACCGAACTTATTGATATGGCTCGCTTGTCGCCTTCGGCACGAAACGCCCAACCCATTAAATATCTTTTATCCAATACCCCCGAAAGAAACCGTATTATATTCAAACATCTTTCGTGGGCCGGATATTTAAACAATTGGCCCGGCCCCGTAGAGGGAGAAAGGCCTGCTGCTTATATCGTGATGTTGAATGACACCACCATTTCATCCAACTTTTTTAGCGACAACGGTATAGCGTCGCAAAGTATTTTACTGGGAGCTGTAGAAAAAGGACTGGGTGGTTGCATTATCGGATCTATAGAACGTCTGCAGTTACAAAGAGAATTGGACATACCGTCGCAATTTAAAATCATACAGGTGATTGCTATAGGCAAACCAAAAGAAAAGGTTGTAATTGAAGAGTTAGATAATGATCATAAGTATTGGCGCGACATGAACGATGTGCATCATGTGCCCAAACGCAGCCTGGAAGAGGTTATCGTTAAATTGTGA
- a CDS encoding carboxypeptidase-like regulatory domain-containing protein, giving the protein MKPKRILPLLLLVFCTFASAQVNRDSLLFRGVILEGDSLFSLPYAKYIVNNKFGYTANEAGQFSFWAKPGDMVHFSYVGFKPLYLQLNDTLSNSNYLMGVFLSRDTIELSEVIIIPQFINPNAVARNMPMLSTTDEVVAQNNVAMSTYQAKTQPVTTWDAEMNQKNFIQSRSNDIAYQTQVQPSQMVGVSNTAILKQIDRAKLRKMKPARPYITQNEWEQLLMSYQQRIKNKLEGN; this is encoded by the coding sequence ATGAAACCGAAAAGAATTCTGCCTCTATTACTACTCGTTTTTTGCACTTTTGCCAGCGCGCAAGTAAATCGCGACTCACTGTTGTTCAGAGGTGTTATTTTAGAAGGCGACAGCCTTTTTTCGCTGCCTTATGCCAAATATATAGTAAATAATAAATTTGGTTACACCGCCAATGAGGCCGGCCAGTTTTCATTTTGGGCTAAACCCGGCGATATGGTGCACTTTTCGTATGTGGGTTTTAAACCATTGTACCTTCAATTAAACGACACCTTATCCAACAGCAACTATTTGATGGGTGTTTTTTTAAGCCGCGATACCATTGAACTTTCGGAAGTAATTATTATTCCTCAATTTATCAACCCCAATGCCGTAGCACGTAATATGCCCATGCTAAGCACAACCGACGAAGTGGTAGCCCAGAACAATGTAGCCATGAGCACTTATCAGGCCAAAACACAACCTGTGACTACCTGGGACGCCGAGATGAACCAAAAAAACTTTATACAATCTCGTTCAAACGACATTGCGTATCAAACGCAAGTGCAACCAAGCCAAATGGTAGGGGTGAGTAACACCGCAATACTTAAACAAATTGACCGTGCCAAATTGCGTAAAATGAAACCAGCCCGCCCGTATATTACCCAAAACGAATGGGAACAATTGCTAATGAGTTACCAGCAACGTATTAAAAACAAACTTGAGGGTAATTAA